In Oryza brachyantha chromosome 2, ObraRS2, whole genome shotgun sequence, a single window of DNA contains:
- the LOC102722184 gene encoding soluble starch synthase 2-2, chloroplastic/amyloplastic, which yields MSGAIASSPAAFHLLAGSSSATSSSPRRRWGRVSGSVGSFGGTGLRLHWARPGLVRDGAVVCSASAAGGEDGAGKAKPAGSSKAVAVKGSTAKGDDVEDSVSSPKQNGALGSSPSKSDAPVSKPKVGPSVPASKAEADGNAQVAESKSAMGDKEDVGVTGPLDAKADPGVDVEAASSADDIENKESGPLAGVNVMNVIVVASECSPFCKTGGLGDVVGALPKALARRGHRVMVVIPRYGEYAEAKDLGVRRRYRVAGQDSEVNYFHAFIDGVDFVFLEAPPFRHRHNDIYGGERFDVLKRMILFCKAAVEVPWYAPCGGTVYGDGNLVFIANDWHTALLPVYLKAYYRDNGLMQYTRSVLVIHNIAHQGRGPVDDFATMDLPEHYIDHFRLYDPVGGEHSNVFAAGLKMADRVVTVSHGYLWELKTMDGGWGLHEIINNNDWKLHGIVNGIDMAEWNPEVDVHLQSDGYTNYTFETLDTGKRQCKAALQRQLGLQVRDDVPLIGFIGRLDHQKGVDIIGDAMPWIAGQDVQLVMLGTGRPDLEEMLRRFESEHHDKVRGWVGFSVPLAHRITAGADVILMPSRFEPCGLNQLYAMAYGTVPVVHAVGGLRDTVPPFDPFADTGLGWTFDRAEANQMIDALGHCLNTYRNYKESFRALQARGMAQDLSWDHAAELYEDVLVKAKYQW from the exons ATGTCGGGGGCAATCgcttcctcgccggcggcctttCACTTGCTTGCTGGCTCCTCCTCAGCAACCTCCTCTTCGCCGAGGCGCAGGTGGGGCAGGGTGAGCGGTTCCGTGGGCTCGTTCGGTGGCACGGGGCTGCGGTTGCATTGGGCGCGGCCGGGTTTGGTTCGGGACGGAGCGGTGGTGTGCTCGGCCTCGGCCGCCGGTGGTGAGGATGGCGCCGGGAAGGCCAAGCCAGCGGGGAGCTCCAAGGCGGTCGCTGTGAAGGGCAGCACGGCCAAG GGTGATGATGTCGAGGATTCAGTTTCATCACCCAAGCAGAATGGGGCGCTTGGGAGTAGTCCTAGCAAATCTGATGCACCAGTTTCCAAACCCAAAGTTGGGCCGTCAGTTCCTGCCTCCAAGGCTGAAGCTGATGGTAATGCACAAGTTGCAGAGTCGAAGTCTGCAATGGGCGATAAGGAGGACGTTGGTGTTACTGGACCATTGGATGCTAAGGCTGATCCTGGTGTAGATGTAGAAGCTGCAAGCTCTGCAGATGACATTGAGAACAAGGAATCCGGACCATTGGCAGGGGTAAATGTGATGAATGTCATCGTGGTGGCTTCTGAATGTTCCCCCTTTTGTAAAACAG GTGGTCTTGGAGATGTTGTTGGTGCTTTGCCCAAGGCTCTGGCAAGAAGAGGACATCGTGTTATG GTTGTGATACCAAGATATGGAGAGTATGCAGAAGCCAAGGATTTAGGTGTACGCAGACGTTACAGGGTAGCTGGACAG GATTCAGAAGTGAATTACTTTCATGCTTTTATCGATGGTGTTGATTTTGTGTTTCTAGAGGCCCCTCCTTTCCGGCACCGGCACAATGATATTTATGGAGGAGAAAGATTT GATGTTTTGAAGCGCATGATTCTGTTTTGCAAAGCTGCTGTTGAG GTTCCTTGGTATGCTCCGTGTGGTGGTACGGTCTATGGTGATGGCAATCTAGTCTTCATTGCAAATGATTGGCATACTGCACTTTTACCCGTATATTTGAAGGCATATTACCGAGACAATGGCTTGATGCAGTATACTCGCTCTGTTCTTGTGATACACAACATTGCTCATCAG GGTCGTGGTCCTGTGGATGACTTCGCCACGATGGACTTGCCTGAGCACTACATCGATCATTTCAGACTGTACGACCCCGTCGGCGGTGAGCACAGCAATGTGTTTGCTGCTGGCCTGAAGATGGCTGACCGTGTGGTCACCGTCAGCCATGGGTATCTATGGGAGCTGAAGACAATGGACGGTGGTTGGGGCCTTCACGAGATAATAAACAACAACGACTGGAAGCTGCACGGCATCGTGAACGGCATCGACATGGCCGAATGGAACCCCGAGGTCGACGTGCACCTGCAGTCCGACGGCTACACCAACTACACGTTCGAGACGCTGGACACCGGCAAGCGGCAGTGCAAGGCGGCGCTACAGCGGCAGCTGGGCCTGCAGGTCCGCGACGACGTGCCGCTGATCGGGTTCATCGGTCGGCTGGACCACCAGAAGGGCGTGGACATCATCGGCGACGCGATGCCGTGGATCGCCGGGCAGGACGTGCAGCTGGTGATGCTGGGCACGGGGCGGCCGGACCTGGAGGAGATGCTGCGGCGGTTCGAGTCCGAGCACCACGACAAGGTGCGCGGGTGGGTGGGGTTCTCGGTGCCGCTGGCGCACCGCATCACCGCGGGCGCCGACGTCATCCTCATGCCGTCGCGGTTCGAGCCGTGCGGGCTGAACCAGCTGTACGCCATGGCGTACGGCACCGTGCCCGTGGTGCACGCCGTCGGCGGGCTCCGCGACACGGTGCCGCCGTTCGACCCGTTCGCCGACACGGGGCTCGGCTGGACGTTCGACCGCGCCGAGGCCAACCAGATGATCGACGCGCTCGGCCA